Genomic segment of Saccharomyces paradoxus chromosome I, complete sequence:
CATTCctgctttgaaaaaaattttggtaTTACCAATTTGGTATTTAGCTGAATCTGAGATAGTGGCATCTAAAATAGATTGACAGAAGTTTACGATGGTTTCTTTTGGAAGGTCTGGATTGTGAAGAATCTTACTCCATTGGCTGTAGTCTGTCAAGACGAAATATCTTTGAACGAATTCGTCAAAAGTCCATCTTGATGGGAAGCCTGCACATGAAATCCTGATTGTTTCTAGCACACCACACGCTCTTAATTGTGATAAGACCATCAAATTATCGAACTTCCATGacattttttcagaatttgGCTTTATGCAACGAATATAATGAACATTTGTGGAATTTATGATAGCCATCAATTCTCCCagagattttttgaacataGATCCTAGGGTTGGTTTCTTTTGACTTAATCTTGGTGGCATcgttatctttttttcagtacTTTGTTCTTGAAGAGCATCATCGGTCCTAGGTTCTTCGTTGTCTAAAAtttgtttgaaaatttgatttGTCGTTGCTTTGAAAACATCCAAATGTCCTGAGGAAACACTGTCcctattcttttcaataaagcCTTCTACTTCATATGCCACATCAACAGCATAATGGCTCACTATAAACTTCGTTTGTCCAAATCTTGGCTTCGAAAAAACCTGATTTGAGGGCGGTTTATTGAAGGCGGAATATAGTTTTGAAGTCCATGATTCATCCGAACCTGATGGTAATCtactttcttcatccaATAGAGAAAGTATGCCAAGCttattttcaatcaagTCTATGCAGGGTTGGTTGTCGCTGAACTCAATGAAAGACCactcaatttcttctttaacaTATTCTTCTTGCTCCAATTTGAAAACGTGCTGGTTGAACTCCTGTTGTAGTTTTTCATTGGCATAATTTATacaaaattgttcaaacgagtttttttcaaaatgttcAAAGCCGTAGATATCTAAGATACcaataaaggaaaaaacatGGTCCTGTTGGTCTAGCTCAGGATCATATAACGTCTTGTTAATATTGTCCACTAACCAATCAAAAAGCGTAGAGTAAATAAATTTCGCCACAGAGTCTCTAGCAATTAGCGCTTGATTGTAATTCAAATTCgtgacaattttttcagacCTCGTAATGATTTGCTTCTTGACAATCCATTTTGCAAAATTGAAGGCATCAATACCCAATAATTTACATGCAATCTGCAGGTTTGGTTCGTCGGATGACAATGATGCGTCGTTTCTGGTCATTTTCATCTCAATATTACCTATATGTAGCAAGCCTgcaagaattttgaaaattccaAGTTGAGTCTCGTGGGTTATGCCCACCAATGACAGAGCGTCTGTGGTTATCTTGTATTCTTGAGCGTCATCTACACCGACTATATCCGGTTGTCCACCCTGGTTAGTATAATGGTAGTCTTTTGCAGATGACAAGTGCAATTCTTGCTTCAACGGTTTTGGTAACCCTTCCAAAATTTGGTAGAAAATGTGATAGTTTCTTTCTGTCTGGGGCTGATAAACTAACCTGGATTTCTCCAAGAGATATGTTCTAATTTTGGACCCCCTAATGGTAGTATTCTCATCAAATAAAATTTGCAAATATTTACCGAAACGGGAGGAATTATCGTTTCTTGTGGTTTTGGCATTACCAAAGGCTTCCATGATTGGGTTGGTAGCTAAGATTTGACTCTCAATCTGAGACATTTCCATTTCTCCTTCACCATTGTTGCTCTCTTGGACTGAGGCGAAGTACCTCATAATGTATTTAGCGGAAACGGTCTTACCAGCACCGGATTCACCACTAACTACAACCGTCTGGTTAGCCTTTTCATGGACCATGAACCTGAAGGCCTCCTCCGCAATGGCAAAAAGGTGCGGTTCCAGCTCATCCTTACGCTTACTAGAATAATTCTGTATCATCTCGCGGGAGTATAAATGGTCGACTTTATCAAAGGGATTTGCGGCAATAAGGACAATACCAGAATAAGTATATATTTGTCCATCCatgtatcttttttttatagcATGCAGCACTGCAGGTTCGTTCAGATATGACAGAGTAGTTAAGTCATCAGTAGACTCTAGGATAGGCGGGTTCCGCAGTACAGGTAACGTGGGATGATGCCCATCATTTTCCAAGCTGTCCGTTTCAATGGACACAGTTTCCCCATCCTCCAACTTCAACTCTAAGTGGTACGTTCCTTCACAGAATTCATTCTTCGTGACTTCGCCGCCTATCCAGCCTTGTTCTTTATGAGGGTACCAACACTTAGTTCCTGCTTCAAATGACATGCGGGAGAACTGGTTACaggttttttttgttttttttgttttttagAATTAGAATGAACtgtaaaaagaagaacaaaaggGTATCGtattgaaaatatattGTCTCGCCAAACTGGTAATAATGTCTTCAGCTAGAACAATAgataaagaagagaagataaaaaaaaaaggcgatAGCTCCCTAGAAATTTAGGAATTGAGTATGCAGAATCAGAACAAATGGCTGACTTTCAAGGAAAGGATGAATTACAATTGCAGATCTTCGATAAAAAGAGACCCTATTCTCATCTGCTACTGCTAATCTTCGAGATATTttcgaatttttcagtcctttctttttttttctttttctcgtTATTTCAGAACCCTAAAGAATGGTAAACACAATATAGATAACCCGGACCATGAAATATCTAAAGTCCTACTTTTAGTTTTAAGGTCATTTTATATATCctaatatttcattttgtaacCTAACGAAATGCTAAAATAACCCTAATTAttactttttgaaataaaataaGGGGAAGATTAAAAAGCTATTGTTCTATTGTTAAGAAACATTACCTCAACGAGTAAGAATGATACAAAGTGATGGCAATTTGTTGCACAGTCCAGTAGTTGTTCGGATACAATGCAAAATGCTCAAACGAGGAGTTCTTCTACCGACAGCGGAGTGGGTGGCATAGGTGGTAATAGCAAAAATGGTGTAGAAAAGAGACCCCTGACAGATGTGAAGCAAACGATGGATGCTGAAGCAGCTGATGCCGCATTCGGCCACAAATCTACTGTTGAAACTAAACCAAACATGGGGTGGCAAGCTTCTCACAGCAATTTGGCTGCATTACACGAAAAGGAGCGGAAATATGAAATGGAACACCACCATGCTCGTCATAAACTGCATCGCCAAGTTATTCCGGATTACACATCTGCTTCTACCGCCATGTTCAGCGACTGTATGTTCAACACAGCACCAAGTCTCAGTACAGTGAAATCTTCTGGGCTCTCGCCAAAACATCCGTTCAACATAGTTGCCACGTTTAAAGGACCCTTCCCGCAGCATAGTATGAAATCGAAGCCTCTGGATGGTGGATACTCTGCCAAAGACCCTTTTCCGTCATTCAGGATGTTGCAAGGCCAGCAGCATCCAGCTCATCGTCATTATAAAGACAACGACAATTACGGCCTTAAGTCACCTTCCCGGTCCTTCGTgaaagacaagaaaaggCTGGTTCACCGGTTTTTGAAATCTATGGaaccttcttcatctgtGCATTCCAAGGATTCGTCTACGCTAGCGCCACCTTTTAACCCAATATTGCCCAATGTCATGCCTAAACCTTCCAAGCGACCTTACAGACACCGTTCGCATACATCAGACGGTAGTTCCAGCTCGCAGACAGATATATCGCTACAGAGCTTGCTTTATCATGATCTTGAAACCTCCCCAAAGAAGGATGTTTCGCCCTTGCCCTTTGCCAAGAACTCAAGGCCGCCCTCTGTAGTTTCCGAATCCTCTCCTGCGGTTGGTAATTCCAATGGCCTTTCGCCAAAAGATGTTTGCAATTCTTCGCTTTCTCTGTCgtcctcatcttcattgtcttcgtcttcattgtcttcatcatcgACATCTTTCTCACAATCAGTGGTTATTGACCCTCTTGAACCTCCCGGAAATATCACGTATAGTAGTTCGAATCTTTCGCTGAATTCTGACGAATTAGACTACTATCAGCGCCATATCGGATTACAGTTGCAGCAGACAGAAGCTTTACTAAAGCACAATTTGAAGGATGAGGTTCTGAAAGATGAGAATGAGCTGGTTAAAAACATCGCAAGTTTTGACAAGACTCTTAAAGAGTTAAGGGACCTAAAACTCAGGACCATTGGATGGAAAGAACTCGTTGAAGAGGACTACCTTAGGAATTTGAAACAGGattttgacaaaaaaaatcctgAATCATTCGAGTCACGCTTGAGTGATACAATAAATACGAATGTGGCCAAGTTACAAGACTTGGAGCAAAGGATGGCTTCCTGCAAGGAGAGGTTGGCCTCTAGAAAGGAAACGATgagaaaaatggaaagtTTATTGTCCTTGGAAAATTCCTTGATGatatctaaaaaaaatgtaacATTTACCTCTAAATACCGCAACGAGGCCCTcgatattctttttttaatcatcatcattgtcgTATGCTATACCTTCAAGTATCTAATATGGcatcattgaaaaacagATATTCGTACATCAAAAACGATTGATTTATAATTAATATCTTATAATTTATTctgtaattttttcatatgTAACGTGTAAATGTAAAAATAGACTTCTGGTATTTTCAATCAAgtggaaagaagaagggaaaaaatGGCAATGAAATAGAAAACTACAGACCTGAGAAGGAAGAATACAAAAAGGATAGGATAGATCATATTTCACAGTCACCGTGAATAATGGCCCCAAGTATAGCGACGGTAAAAATAGCCAGGGATATGGTTCTGCCATTACGTATATTTGTCAATAGAAAACAGCTCCTTCAAAGCAATGAGAAAACTGGCAATAAGTCGAATGCTACTATATTTGAAGCACCGTTATTATCAAATAACTCTATCGTCTGCTTAAAATCACCGAACAcaagaatatatttatCACAACAAGATAAGAAGAACCTCTGTGATGAGATCAAGGAGGATCTGTTATTGATTGTGTATGAACTAGCATCTCCGGAAATTATCAGCTCCGTGCTCAGCAAAATAAGAATTGGACATTCTATTGATTTCCAAACCAAAGTTTTTCCTAAGCTTTTTGCAGGAGCTGACACAGATGATGTGGTAACTTCTCATATACGGACTGTAACAAGGCTTGCTAAATTCAAATACAAGTTGGAATACAAACATAAGTGGGAACTGGACATATTCATAAATAGcattaagaaaattgcTAACTTAAGGCATTACTTGATATTCCAAACATTAACGTTAAACGGTTTTTCATTGAATGCAGGCCCAAAAACGTTATTAGCTatgaaaatagaaaaacAGCCCCAGGTGCCTAATTTGCTGACAGAAAATGAGGAGGCAGATGCCCTTGTTACACCGATAGAAGAGGATATAAAACCTGTAATAGAATTCATGTACAAGCCTGTTATTAATTTGGGCGAGATTATCGATATACATGTGTTGCATAGACCTAGAAGACATAAGATATGTACCCAATCGAACCAGCCCCAAGAGGAATGAACAACTCAATAACAAAGTGATGGCTTAATATTATAATTTCTATATAACGGATATATATTATGGTAAATGTACATACTTTACTAATGGTAATAAtgacttttctttttatcttgttttattttatttttttttgtatcttGCTCTTTATTTCTGCGACTCATAtatcaaatgaaaaatcgTCTCTCGAAGAGCTGAATCTACTTGGATTTTGACTACCATCAGCAAAAGGATTTTCAATGAACGGTTCTGCACTTTGAAAGCCATTACTTTCTGGCCCATTATTATCGCTGAATGGGTTCGCCGAGGCATCTTGCAATTCACCGTACTTACCTCTCTTTTGAGTAGTATCATACATTCTGataatcttttcttgtccACCCTCTTCAGCCTGTG
This window contains:
- the MYO4 gene encoding myosin 4 (Type V myosin motor involved in actin-based transport of cargos~similar to YAL029C), with product MSFEAGTKCWYPHKEQGWIGGEVTKNEFCEGTYHLELKLEDGETVSIETDSLENDGHHPTLPVLRNPPILESTDDLTTLSYLNEPAVLHAIKKRYMDGQIYTYSGIVLIAANPFDKVDHLYSREMIQNYSSKRKDELEPHLFAIAEEAFRFMVHEKANQTVVVSGESGAGKTVSAKYIMRYFASVQESNNGEGEMEMSQIESQILATNPIMEAFGNAKTTRNDNSSRFGKYLQILFDENTTIRGSKIRTYLLEKSRLVYQPQTERNYHIFYQILEGLPKPLKQELHLSSAKDYHYTNQGGQPDIVGVDDAQEYKITTDALSLVGITHETQLGIFKILAGLLHIGNIEMKMTRNDASLSSDEPNLQIACKLLGIDAFNFAKWIVKKQIITRSEKIVTNLNYNQALIARDSVAKFIYSTLFDWLVDNINKTLYDPELDQQDHVFSFIGILDIYGFEHFEKNSFEQFCINYANEKLQQEFNQHVFKLEQEEYVKEEIEWSFIEFSDNQPCIDLIENKLGILSLLDEESRLPSGSDESWTSKLYSAFNKPPSNQVFSKPRFGQTKFIVSHYAVDVAYEVEGFIEKNRDSVSSGHLDVFKATTNQIFKQILDNEEPRTDDALQEQSTEKKITMPPRLSQKKPTLGSMFKKSLGELMAIINSTNVHYIRCIKPNSEKMSWKFDNLMVLSQLRACGVLETIRISCAGFPSRWTFDEFVQRYFVLTDYSQWSKILHNPDLPKETIVNFCQSILDATISDSAKYQIGNTKIFFKAGMLAFLEKVRTNKMNRICIIIQKKIRARYYRLQYLQTMESIKKCQNQIRSLLVRARVDRELKTRAAILLQSNIRAVCKRRYYRAAIRQIMQLQCTCKRKLILDNINRQFILMATISIQSYVRSYGHKTYYRTAKKSSILVQSTMRMQLAKRRYIVLQKEEEERNIKANYGTGLLEEAIEFKNSFIMNLEMLNDSYIRLTQLLQGDFSNISSKERQEYETIVNGYNDKISKLKTLQVEIMNALNEKNALKERKKKQSSLIHSHMQSLTHIKGSKPSRLSDEVRSIKQELAFIENVIAQDFTTTYSANKNDKVKGLGIAGQQVKPKLVNVIRRETGNPDLLELLMDLNCYTLEVTEGYLKKVNATEVNEDNVLGPIHVITTVVSSLVRNGLLIQSSKFVSKVLLTIESIAMNLPKDQTMLGGIFWLSNLSRFPAFAANQKTLYEENGSDEKDKLTLVYLNDLENETLKVFDKIYSTWLVKLMKHASTSMEISGMVLNEKLFKDPGDEKFAKLFTFLNEFDAVMCKFQVGNSMRTKIFNDTLKCLNVMLFNDLITKCPALNWKYGYEVDKNIGQLTGWFEPRIEDARSNLIQMVQGVKILQLKMGSLNEFKLLFDFWYALNPAQIQAILLKYKPANRGEAGVPNEILNYLANLVKRENLSLPGKMEIMLSTEFDSAKNHLHYDTGAIPHNCNTEGLTNVNKIIELSRKK
- the FRT2 gene encoding Frt2p (similar to YAL028W), with product MQNAQTRSSSTDSGVGGIGGNSKNGVEKRPLTDVKQTMDAEAADAAFGHKSTVETKPNMGWQASHSNLAALHEKERKYEMEHHHARHKLHRQVIPDYTSASTAMFSDCMFNTAPSLSTVKSSGLSPKHPFNIVATFKGPFPQHSMKSKPLDGGYSAKDPFPSFRMLQGQQHPAHRHYKDNDNYGLKSPSRSFVKDKKRLVHRFLKSMEPSSSVHSKDSSTLAPPFNPILPNVMPKPSKRPYRHRSHTSDGSSSSQTDISLQSLLYHDLETSPKKDVSPLPFAKNSRPPSVVSESSPAVGNSNGLSPKDVCNSSLSLSSSSSLSSSSLSSSSTSFSQSVVIDPLEPPGNITYSSSNLSLNSDELDYYQRHIGLQLQQTEALLKHNLKDEVLKDENELVKNIASFDKTLKELRDLKLRTIGWKELVEEDYLRNLKQDFDKKNPESFESRLSDTINTNVAKLQDLEQRMASCKERLASRKETMRKMESLLSLENSLMISKKNVTFTSKYRNEALDILFLIIIIVVCYTFKYLIWHH
- the SAW1 gene encoding DNA-binding protein SAW1 (5'- and 3'-flap DNA binding protein~similar to YAL027W): MAPSIATVKIARDMVLPLRIFVNRKQLLQSNEKTGNKSNATIFEAPLLSNNSIVCLKSPNTRIYLSQQDKKNLCDEIKEDLLLIVYELASPEIISSVLSKIRIGHSIDFQTKVFPKLFAGADTDDVVTSHIRTVTRLAKFKYKLEYKHKWELDIFINSIKKIANLRHYLIFQTLTLNGFSLNAGPKTLLAMKIEKQPQVPNLLTENEEADALVTPIEEDIKPVIEFMYKPVINLGEIIDIHVLHRPRRHKICTQSNQPQEE